One region of Zingiber officinale cultivar Zhangliang chromosome 7B, Zo_v1.1, whole genome shotgun sequence genomic DNA includes:
- the LOC122003847 gene encoding uncharacterized protein LOC122003847, with amino-acid sequence MVKLATAREVRTYGPRTLRNRWEYTNAGLHVFSSALLSAGFSTQLLGGREAGLAVVLVALAVLALVNAHDLVAHLAGVDFRLGLIRYDLQLALVELAVPLLLTAASAVTFLGILFLLIQDEQGAAENMLIAGPLLWLVGSIHNACQIYERTDGVTQILQAGVSVPFLMGSLLFFVAGVFKSQAVSYGSKDRRQSLALGRIWCWLCTSASLLFLVGGLANVAKVYRMQQREEGLRLEKLRGGAQERLFRDREGRIPFLESRSADGDAASLRRTSTAGATAMMTAPPSSSRA; translated from the exons ATGGTGAAGCTCGCCACGGCCCGCGAGGTCCGGACGTACGGCCCCCGCACCCTCCGCAATCGGTGGGAATACACCAACGCCGGCCTCCACGTCTTCTCCTCCGCCCTACTCTCCGCCGGCTTCTCCACTCAGCTCCTCGGCGGCCGCGAGGCGGGCCTAGCAGTCGTCCTCGTGGCGCTGGCCGTTCTGGCGCTGGTCAACGCGCACGACCTGGTCGCCCACCTCGCCGGCGTCGACTTCCGCCTCGGCCTCATCCGCTACGACCTCCAGCTAGCCCTCGTCGAGCTCGCCGTGCCTCTGCTCCTCACGGCCGCCTCCGCCGTCACCTTTCTCGGGATTCTGTTCCTTCTAATCCAG GATGAGCAAGGAGCGGCGGAGAACATGCTGATCGCCGGGCCTCTTCTTTGGCTGGTGGGGTCGATCCACAACGCGTGCCAAATCTACGAGCGCACCGACGGAGTCACGCAGATACTGCAAGCCGGCGTCAGCGTGCCGTTCCTGATGGGCAGCCTCCTCTTCTTCGTCGCCGGCGTCTTCAAGAGCCAAGCCGTGAGCTATGGTTCGAAGGATCGCCGCCAAAGCCTCGCACTG GGAAGGATTTGGTGCTGGCTGTGCACGTCGGCGAGCCTTTTGTTCCTGGTGGGCGGGCTGGCGAACGTGGCGAAGGTGTACAGGATGCAGCAGAGGGAGGAGGGGCTGCGGCTGGAGAAGCTTCGAGGAGGGGCGCAGGAGAGGCTCTTCAGGGACAGAGAAGGCCGGATTCCCTTCCTAGAGAGCCGGTCGGCCGACGGCGACGCTGCGTCCTTGCGGAGAACCAGCACCGCAGGCGCGACGGCGATGATGACTGCGCCACCTTCCAGTTCTAGAGCGTGA